In a genomic window of Scyliorhinus torazame isolate Kashiwa2021f chromosome 5, sScyTor2.1, whole genome shotgun sequence:
- the LOC140420682 gene encoding uncharacterized protein produces MEKPWKCEDCGKGFRAPCELERHQRSHTGERPFTCSQCEKGFTDISSLWRHKRVHTGERSFTCSQCEKGFTDIGNLRRHERVHTGERPFTCSDCGKGFTQLSSLQGHQRVHTGERPFTCSQCEKGFTDIGNLRIHERIHTGERPFICFQCEKGFADIGSLRRHERVHTGEKPFTCSQCEKGFNDIGNLRRHERVHTGERPFTCSQCEKEFTQIGNLQRHERVHTGERPFTCSQCEKGFNDIGNLRRHERVHTGERPFTCSDCGKGFTRLSSLQRHQSVHTGEKPFICSVCDMGSTQLSNLLKHNVTHTKSRPFKCSDCKRGFKSSQLLMSHQRVHSEERLFSCSHCTKSFRTSPNLMKHERGHTGESLFTSPTGKRFTRSSLAEPQCHSQQ; encoded by the coding sequence atggagaaaccatggaaatgtgaggattgtgggaagggattcagagccccgtgcgagctggaaaggcatcaacgcagtcacactggagagaggccgttcacctgctctcagtgtgaaaagggattcactgacattagcagcctgtggagacacaaacgagttcacactggagagaggtctttcacctgctctcagtgtgaaaagggattcactgacattggcaacctgcggagacatgaacgagttcacactggggagaggccgttcacctgctctgactgtgggaagggattcactcagttatccagcctgcagggacaccagcgagttcacactggagagaggccgttcacctgctctcagtgtgaaaagggattcactgacattggcaacctgcggatacacgaacgaattcacactggagagaggcctttcatctgctttcagtgtgaaaagggattcgctgACATTGGCagtctgcggagacacgaacgagttcacactggagagaagcctttcacctgctctcagtgtgaaaagggattcaatgacattggcaacctgcggagacacgaacgagttcacaccggggagaggccattcacctgctctcagtgtgaaaaggaattcactcaaattggcaacctgcagagacatgaacgagttcacactggagagaggcctttcacctgctctcagtgtgaaaagggattcaatgacattggcaacctgcggagacacgaacgagttcacactggggagaggccattcacctgctctgactgtgggaagggattcactcggttatccagcctgcagagacaccagagtgttcacaccggggagaagccgttcatctgctctgtgtgtgatatgggatccactcaattatccaacctgctgaaacacaatgtcactcacaccaagagcaggccctttaaatgctctgactgcaagaggggtttcaaaagctctcagctactgatgtctcaccagcgcgttcactctgaggagagactgttcagctgctctcactgcacaaagagctttagaacctcacccaacctgatgaaacacgagcgaggtcacaccggggagagcctgttcacctctccgactgggaaaagattcactcggtcatcacttgctgagccacaatgtcactcacagcaatga